One Gossypium raimondii isolate GPD5lz chromosome 3, ASM2569854v1, whole genome shotgun sequence genomic window carries:
- the LOC105795518 gene encoding probable xyloglucan galactosyltransferase GT17: MLLSKKQPSAAATQWIEKVKYHKNRDSYFKFLGNPHFRYTAFLLVFLSLWFLLQVFWFPPTKPTQTKFSTTTPKPSAGKCNGDVAVYVYNLPAEFNLGLLDDCSHLNVYTNMCPHVANHGLGQPLDNMDLQSSDSNPWFATHQFIAEMIFHARVDNHPCRTWDPSKANLFYVPFYGGLHVSSNFREPNHAIRDALAVRLVDFLQAQPTWRKNNGKDHFLALGRTSWDFMRTNSGPDFGANCLLNLPCVKNMSVLTVERNPWKGSNQHGIPYPSYFHPSTSDQMMTWQNMMRQSNRPYLFSFIGAPRKGVGKAAIRDEMIKQCMESTQCKILKCDHGNPKCYNPSEILKVMRESRFCLQAPGDSFTRRSTFDAILSGCIPVFFSRHTAYTQYSWFLPEEASKYSVYMDEQSEESKRIEEVLMKIPKEEVDTMRATVIDMIPRLTYAHPNASHSDLGFEDAVDVALQALAQHVRDKV; this comes from the coding sequence ATGTTGCTGTCGAAGAAACAACCCTCTGCTGCTGCAACTCAATGGATAGAGAAAGTCAAATACCATAAAAATAGAGATTCCTACTTCAAGTTCTTGGGCAATCCTCACTTTAGATACACTGCCTTTCTTTTGGTGTTTCTTTCTTTATGGTTTTTGTTACAAGTCTTTTGGTTCCCACCCACAAAACCCACCCAAACCAAGTTCTCCACCACCACCCCAAAGCCATCGGCCGGAAAATGTAATGGGGATGTCGCGGTTTATGTGTATAATTTGCCGGCAGAGTTTAACCTCGGTCTTCTCGATGATTGTAGCCATTTGAATGTTTATACCAATATGTGTCCGCATGTGGCTAACCATGGTCTAGGTCAGCCGTTGGACAACATGGACCTTCAGTCGAGTGACTCGAACCCCTGGTTCGCTACCCATCAGTTCATCGCCGAGATGATATTCCATGCACGTGTGGACAACCATCCGTGTCGCACGTGGGATCCTTCCAAGGCCAATTTGTTCTACGTACCTTTCTACGGCGGCCTGCATGTGTCCAGCAATTTCCGCGAACCAAACCACGCGATTCGCGACGCATTGGCCGTGAGATTGGTAGACTTCCTCCAAGCTCAACCCACGTGGCGGAAGAACAACGGGAAGGACCACTTCCTTGCACTAGGGAGAACCTCATGGGATTTCATGAGAACCAACAGTGGACCTGACTTTGGGGCAAACTGTCTTCTCAACCTGCCATGTGTTAAAAACATGTCGGTGCTGACCGTGGAGAGAAACCCCTGGAAAGGTTCAAACCAACACGGTATCCCGTACCCTTCATACTTCCACCCTTCCACGTCAGATCAAATGATGACGTGGCAGAACATGATGCGACAGTCAAACCGACCCTACTTGTTCTCCTTCATTGGTGCGCCACGTAAAGGCGTTGGTAAAGCAGCCATTAGAGACGAAATGATAAAGCAATGCATGGAGTCCACTCAATGCAAGATACTCAAATGTGACCATGGCAACCCCAAGTGTTATAACCCTAGTGAGATTCTCAAAGTGATGAGAGAATCTCGGTTTTGTTTGCAGGCTCCGGGAGATTCATTCACCCGGAGGTCGACGTTCGACGCCATACTTTCCGGTTGTATTCCGGTGTTCTTTTCTCGGCACACGGCGTACACACAGTACTCTTGGTTTTTGCCGGAAGAGGCTTCGAAGTACTCGGTTTACATGGACGAACAAAGCGAGGAAAGCAAAAGAATAGAAGAGGTGCTGATGAAGATACCGAAAGAAGAGGTGGACACAATGCGTGCTACGGTGATTGATATGATCCCAAGGCTCACTTACGCACACCCTAATGCGAGCCATAGCGATCTTGGCTTCGAGGATGCCGTCGACGTTGCGCTTCAAGCATTGGCACAGCATGTTAGGGACAAAGTATAA
- the LOC105795523 gene encoding cationic amino acid transporter 1 isoform X2, with protein MGLDGPTGNEGVRRRGCSCTKDDFLPEESFKSWGNYVQALQQTPERFMDRVFTRSLDSTELHEIKARSQHEMKKTLSWWDLIWFGIGAVIGAGIFVLTGLQAREVSGPAVVISYVVSGISAMLSVFCYTEFAVEIPVAGAAVARSWTSYFATLCNHKPEDFRIIVHSMSEDYGHLDPIAVVVVCVICVLAVLSTKGSSRFNYIASIIHVIVILFIIIAGFSKADAKNYSDFMPFGIRGVFKSSAVLFFAYVGFDAVSTMAEETKNPARDIPIGLVGSMVITTAAYCLLAVALCLMQPFREIDVDAPFSVAFEAVGMSWAKYIVAAGALKGMTTVLLVSAVGQARYLTHIARTHMMPPWLAQVNPKTGTPINATIVMLSATAIIAFFTELDILANLLSISTLFIFMLVALALLVRRYYVSGETTTANRNKLVACIVLILASSIATAAYWGLSDNDDWIAYVITVPTWFLATLALHVAVPRARNPKLWGVPLVPWLPSASIAINIFLLGSIDGASFARFGIWTVMLLLYYFFFGLHASYDTAKEAAENKMGDGLKKVEEGVKVSSEAQ; from the exons ATGGGGTTGGACGGTCCAACTGGAAACGAAGGTGTGAGGAGACGAGGATGTTCATGCACCAAAGATGATTTTCTTCCAGAGGAGTCATTTAAGAGCTGGGGTAATTATGTCCAAGCACTCCAGCAAACTCCGGAAAGGTTTATGGATCGGGTATTCACCCGATCACTTGACTCAACGGAGCTCCATGAAATCAAGGCTCGGAGCCAGCATGAAATGAAGAAGACCCTCTCCTGGTGGGACCTCATATGGTTCGGAATCGGAGCCGTCATCGGCGCCGGCATTTTCGTACTTACCGGACTCCAAGCTAGAGAAGTTTCAGGCCCCGCTGTGGTTATATCCTACGTGGTGTCCGGTATCTCGGCCATGCTTTCTGTATTTTGCTACACTGAATTCGCTGTTGAAATCCCTGTTGCAG GTGCTGCGGTGGCTCGGTCATGGACTTCCTATTTTGCCACACTCTGCAATCACAAACCCGAAGATTTCCGCATCATAGTCCACAGCATGTCCGAGGATTATGGCCATCTTGATCCTATTGCAGTTGTTGTTGTATGTGTCATCTGTGTCCTTGCTGTACTTAGCACCAAGGGCTCATCACGCTTCAATTACATTGCTTCCATCATCCATGTTATAGTCATTCTCTTCATAATCATTGCTGGTTTCTCGAAAGCGGATGCCAAAAACTATAGTGACTTTATGCCCTTTGGCATTCGTGGAGTCTTCAAGTCTTCGGCTGTGCTTTTCTTTGCTTATGTTGGTTTCGATGCTGTTTCAACGATGGCCGAAGAGACTAAGAACCCTGCTCGTGATATCCCTATTGGTCTTGTTGGATCCATGGTAATAACCACAGCTGCATATTGTTTGCTTGCTGTAGCATTGTGCTTAATGCAACCGTTCCGTGAGATTGATGTGGATGCCCCATTTTCAGTAGCATTTGAAGCTGTTGGGATGTCATGGGCTAAATACATTGTTGCTGCCGGTGCATTGAAAGGCATGACAACCGTTTTACTCGTTAGTGCCGTTGGTCAAGCACGATATCTCACACATATTGCACGAACCCACATGATGCCACCATGGCTAGCACAAGTGAATCCCAAGACTGGAACACCAATTAATGCTACCATTGTCATGCTTTCCGCAACAGCAATTATTGCTTTCTTCACAGAACTTGATATTCTTGCCAATCTTCTATCGATATCAACATTATTCATCTTCATGCTTGTGGCCCTGGCGCTTCTTGTTCGTCGTTATTACGTCAGTGGTGAGACAACTACAGCAAACCGCAACAAACTAGTTGCTTGCATTGTGCTTATTCTTGCATCTTCAATCGCAACAGCTGCTTACTGGGGTCTGAGTGACAACGATGATTGGATTGCTTACGTGATTACCGTGCCAACTTGGTTCTTAGCTACTCTAGCACTTCATGTTGCTGTTCCTCGTGCTAGGAATCCAAAACTCTGGGGTGTACCGTTGGTACCATGGTTGCCATCAGCTTCCATTGCTATAAACATATTCCTACTAGGGTCAATAGACGGGGCATCCTTCGCAAGGTTCGGTATATGGACTGTTATGCTGCTGTTGTACTATTTCTTCTTTGGATTACATGCGTCATACGATACAGCAAAGGAAGCAGCAGAGAATAAGATGGGAGATGGTTTGAAGAAAGTGGAAGAAGGTGTTAAAGTTTCTTCAGAGGCCCAATGA
- the LOC105795523 gene encoding cationic amino acid transporter 1 isoform X1 produces MGLDGPTGNEGVRRRGCSCTKDDFLPEESFKSWGNYVQALQQTPERFMDRVFTRSLDSTELHEIKARSQHEMKKTLSWWDLIWFGIGAVIGAGIFVLTGLQAREVSGPAVVISYVVSGISAMLSVFCYTEFAVEIPVAGGSFAYLRVELGDFMAFIAAGNILLEYVISGAAVARSWTSYFATLCNHKPEDFRIIVHSMSEDYGHLDPIAVVVVCVICVLAVLSTKGSSRFNYIASIIHVIVILFIIIAGFSKADAKNYSDFMPFGIRGVFKSSAVLFFAYVGFDAVSTMAEETKNPARDIPIGLVGSMVITTAAYCLLAVALCLMQPFREIDVDAPFSVAFEAVGMSWAKYIVAAGALKGMTTVLLVSAVGQARYLTHIARTHMMPPWLAQVNPKTGTPINATIVMLSATAIIAFFTELDILANLLSISTLFIFMLVALALLVRRYYVSGETTTANRNKLVACIVLILASSIATAAYWGLSDNDDWIAYVITVPTWFLATLALHVAVPRARNPKLWGVPLVPWLPSASIAINIFLLGSIDGASFARFGIWTVMLLLYYFFFGLHASYDTAKEAAENKMGDGLKKVEEGVKVSSEAQ; encoded by the exons ATGGGGTTGGACGGTCCAACTGGAAACGAAGGTGTGAGGAGACGAGGATGTTCATGCACCAAAGATGATTTTCTTCCAGAGGAGTCATTTAAGAGCTGGGGTAATTATGTCCAAGCACTCCAGCAAACTCCGGAAAGGTTTATGGATCGGGTATTCACCCGATCACTTGACTCAACGGAGCTCCATGAAATCAAGGCTCGGAGCCAGCATGAAATGAAGAAGACCCTCTCCTGGTGGGACCTCATATGGTTCGGAATCGGAGCCGTCATCGGCGCCGGCATTTTCGTACTTACCGGACTCCAAGCTAGAGAAGTTTCAGGCCCCGCTGTGGTTATATCCTACGTGGTGTCCGGTATCTCGGCCATGCTTTCTGTATTTTGCTACACTGAATTCGCTGTTGAAATCCCTGTTGCAG GTGGCTCATTTGCCTACCTTAGAGTGGAGTTGGGTGATTTCATGGCCTTCATTGCTGCCGGTAACATTCTCTTGGAGTATGTTATTTCAGGTGCTGCGGTGGCTCGGTCATGGACTTCCTATTTTGCCACACTCTGCAATCACAAACCCGAAGATTTCCGCATCATAGTCCACAGCATGTCCGAGGATTATGGCCATCTTGATCCTATTGCAGTTGTTGTTGTATGTGTCATCTGTGTCCTTGCTGTACTTAGCACCAAGGGCTCATCACGCTTCAATTACATTGCTTCCATCATCCATGTTATAGTCATTCTCTTCATAATCATTGCTGGTTTCTCGAAAGCGGATGCCAAAAACTATAGTGACTTTATGCCCTTTGGCATTCGTGGAGTCTTCAAGTCTTCGGCTGTGCTTTTCTTTGCTTATGTTGGTTTCGATGCTGTTTCAACGATGGCCGAAGAGACTAAGAACCCTGCTCGTGATATCCCTATTGGTCTTGTTGGATCCATGGTAATAACCACAGCTGCATATTGTTTGCTTGCTGTAGCATTGTGCTTAATGCAACCGTTCCGTGAGATTGATGTGGATGCCCCATTTTCAGTAGCATTTGAAGCTGTTGGGATGTCATGGGCTAAATACATTGTTGCTGCCGGTGCATTGAAAGGCATGACAACCGTTTTACTCGTTAGTGCCGTTGGTCAAGCACGATATCTCACACATATTGCACGAACCCACATGATGCCACCATGGCTAGCACAAGTGAATCCCAAGACTGGAACACCAATTAATGCTACCATTGTCATGCTTTCCGCAACAGCAATTATTGCTTTCTTCACAGAACTTGATATTCTTGCCAATCTTCTATCGATATCAACATTATTCATCTTCATGCTTGTGGCCCTGGCGCTTCTTGTTCGTCGTTATTACGTCAGTGGTGAGACAACTACAGCAAACCGCAACAAACTAGTTGCTTGCATTGTGCTTATTCTTGCATCTTCAATCGCAACAGCTGCTTACTGGGGTCTGAGTGACAACGATGATTGGATTGCTTACGTGATTACCGTGCCAACTTGGTTCTTAGCTACTCTAGCACTTCATGTTGCTGTTCCTCGTGCTAGGAATCCAAAACTCTGGGGTGTACCGTTGGTACCATGGTTGCCATCAGCTTCCATTGCTATAAACATATTCCTACTAGGGTCAATAGACGGGGCATCCTTCGCAAGGTTCGGTATATGGACTGTTATGCTGCTGTTGTACTATTTCTTCTTTGGATTACATGCGTCATACGATACAGCAAAGGAAGCAGCAGAGAATAAGATGGGAGATGGTTTGAAGAAAGTGGAAGAAGGTGTTAAAGTTTCTTCAGAGGCCCAATGA